One stretch of Variovorax sp. 54 DNA includes these proteins:
- a CDS encoding Fic family protein: MATFAPLYIWQQPDWPQLRFELSEASPALLRARELRGEVNGMARAIGREGLVGVEQELWTQEAVATAAIEGERLDLAAVRSSVMRRLGTDDAGPTDRYIDGLVEVIHDATTNFDAPLDTDRLCRWQSALFPGGTTGIRRIAVGRYRDHADAMQIVSGLPGKEVVHYTAPPSSTVPREMDAFLAWFAQTRHAGMDGIARAAIAHLWFETIHPFEDGNGRVGRAVADMALAQDTGASTRLFSLSRQLLKDRKGYYDALAVGQSGDADVTPFVQWFAQAFGEACIASSQVIQSSLERSRFWARHAQHPLNERQRALLRRLLEAGDGGFLGGLNVEKYLKMVRVSKATATRDLSELVQNGMLYTMGQGKAVRYYLAMPGWTHGVAAKAS, from the coding sequence ATGGCCACCTTCGCCCCGCTCTACATCTGGCAGCAGCCCGACTGGCCGCAGCTTCGATTCGAGCTGTCCGAAGCCAGCCCGGCCCTGCTCCGCGCGCGTGAACTCCGAGGGGAAGTGAACGGCATGGCGCGAGCCATCGGCCGGGAAGGGTTGGTCGGCGTCGAGCAGGAACTGTGGACGCAGGAAGCCGTGGCCACCGCCGCCATCGAAGGCGAGCGGCTGGACCTTGCCGCGGTGCGTTCGTCGGTCATGCGGCGCCTCGGCACCGACGATGCCGGCCCGACCGACCGGTACATCGACGGGTTGGTCGAAGTCATCCATGACGCCACGACGAACTTCGATGCACCACTCGACACAGACCGGCTGTGCCGTTGGCAATCGGCGCTCTTTCCGGGCGGCACGACCGGCATCCGGCGCATCGCGGTCGGCCGTTACCGGGATCACGCCGATGCCATGCAGATCGTGAGCGGCCTGCCCGGCAAGGAGGTGGTGCACTACACGGCGCCTCCTTCTTCCACCGTCCCGCGCGAAATGGACGCCTTCCTCGCATGGTTTGCACAGACACGGCACGCGGGCATGGACGGCATTGCGCGCGCCGCCATCGCGCACCTGTGGTTCGAAACCATCCACCCGTTCGAAGATGGCAACGGTCGCGTCGGCCGCGCGGTGGCCGACATGGCGTTGGCACAGGACACAGGCGCTTCCACACGGCTCTTCAGCCTGTCGAGGCAACTGCTCAAAGACCGCAAGGGCTACTACGACGCGTTGGCCGTGGGCCAGTCGGGCGACGCAGACGTCACCCCCTTCGTGCAGTGGTTCGCGCAAGCGTTCGGCGAGGCCTGCATCGCGTCGAGCCAGGTGATCCAGTCGTCACTCGAGCGCTCCCGCTTCTGGGCACGGCATGCACAGCACCCGCTCAACGAGCGGCAACGGGCCTTGCTGCGCCGGCTGCTCGAGGCCGGCGATGGAGGCTTTCTCGGCGGCCTCAATGTGGAGAAGTATCTGAAGATGGTGCGGGTGTCGAAGGCGACAGCCACGCGGGATCTCTCGGAGCTCGTGCAGAACGGCATGCTGTACACCATGGGTCAGGGCAAGGCGGTGCGCTACTACCTTGCCATGCCCGGGTGGACGCACGGTGTCGCGGCCAAAGCCAGCTGA
- a CDS encoding ammonium transporter has product MDALKQGADALFILLGAIMVLAMHAGFAFLELGTVRKKNQVNALVKILVDFSVSTIVYFLVGYGVAYGTHFFVSATELSARSGYELVKFFFLLTFAAAIPAIISGGIAERAKFWPQLIATAVIVGFVYPLYEGIAWNKAFGIQAWIASVTGHEFHDFAGSVVVHAVGGWLALPAVLLLGARRNRYRGDGSLSAHPPSNIPFLALGAWVLCVGWFGFNVMSAQSIDKISGLVAVNSLMAMVGGTLVALAMGKNDPGFVYNGPLAGLVAVCAGSDLMHPLGALVAGGVAGAIFVFMFTRTQNKWKIDDVLGVWPLHGLCGTWGGIAAGIFGTQALGGIGGVNLWAQLIGTLLGVVWALIGGAVVYGVLKATMGLRLSQEEEYDGADLSIHHISATPEREVNW; this is encoded by the coding sequence ATGGACGCACTCAAACAGGGCGCTGATGCGCTGTTCATCCTTCTCGGCGCCATCATGGTCCTGGCCATGCATGCCGGCTTTGCCTTTCTGGAACTGGGCACCGTGCGCAAGAAGAACCAGGTCAATGCGCTGGTCAAGATCCTGGTCGACTTCTCGGTGTCGACCATCGTGTACTTCCTGGTGGGCTACGGCGTGGCCTACGGCACGCATTTCTTCGTCAGCGCCACCGAACTGTCGGCAAGAAGCGGCTACGAGCTGGTGAAGTTCTTCTTCCTGCTGACCTTCGCAGCGGCCATTCCGGCCATCATCTCGGGCGGCATCGCCGAGCGCGCCAAGTTCTGGCCGCAGCTGATCGCCACCGCGGTCATCGTCGGTTTCGTCTACCCGCTGTACGAGGGCATTGCCTGGAACAAGGCCTTCGGCATCCAGGCCTGGATCGCTTCGGTCACGGGTCATGAGTTCCATGACTTCGCCGGCTCGGTCGTCGTGCACGCCGTGGGCGGCTGGCTCGCGCTGCCGGCTGTGCTCTTGTTGGGCGCGCGCCGCAACCGCTACCGCGGCGACGGCTCGCTGAGCGCACACCCGCCGTCGAACATCCCGTTCCTGGCGCTGGGCGCGTGGGTGCTGTGCGTGGGCTGGTTCGGCTTCAACGTGATGAGCGCGCAGAGCATCGACAAGATCTCGGGCCTCGTCGCCGTCAACTCGCTGATGGCGATGGTCGGCGGCACGCTGGTGGCGCTGGCCATGGGCAAGAACGACCCCGGCTTCGTCTACAACGGCCCGCTCGCCGGCCTCGTGGCCGTGTGCGCCGGCTCCGACCTCATGCACCCGCTGGGCGCGCTCGTGGCGGGCGGCGTGGCCGGCGCCATCTTCGTCTTCATGTTCACGCGCACCCAGAACAAATGGAAGATCGACGACGTGCTCGGCGTGTGGCCGCTGCACGGCCTGTGCGGCACCTGGGGCGGCATCGCGGCCGGCATTTTCGGCACCCAGGCGCTGGGCGGCATCGGCGGCGTGAACCTGTGGGCGCAGCTCATCGGCACCTTGCTCGGCGTGGTCTGGGCGCTGATCGGCGGTGCCGTGGTGTACGGCGTGCTCAAGGCGACGATGGGGCTGCGGCTGTCGCAGGAAGAGGAATACGACGGGGCGGATCTGTCGATTCACCACATTTCTGCGACGCCGGAGCGTGAGGTGAATTGGTGA
- a CDS encoding LytR/AlgR family response regulator transcription factor: MPLTALIAEDEPLLAQALQAELAAAWPELRVVAIARDGHSAVREALRLLPQVLFFDIRMPGLDGLAAAAELADSWPTDEAPMPQLVFVTAYDEYAARAFEAEAIDYVLKPVQPERLRKTVARLRQALAAAAPSMTPPVPADEALERTLAQWRQVLGAAGGTGGAPSASSSSAPLRMIAASDAGGATVRMVPIDEVLYFEAADKYLRVLTATQEYLIRTPLKQLLPQLDPDTFWQVHRAVVVRSAAIEAVHRDEVGKLHLALRGRAEKIPVSRLYAHLFRAM, from the coding sequence ATGCCCCTCACCGCCCTCATCGCCGAAGACGAACCCCTGCTGGCCCAGGCCCTGCAGGCCGAACTGGCCGCCGCCTGGCCCGAGCTGCGCGTGGTCGCCATCGCCCGCGACGGCCACAGCGCCGTGCGCGAGGCGCTGAGGCTGCTGCCGCAGGTGCTGTTCTTCGACATCCGCATGCCCGGCCTCGACGGCCTGGCCGCCGCCGCCGAACTGGCCGACAGCTGGCCCACCGACGAGGCGCCGATGCCGCAGCTGGTGTTCGTGACCGCCTACGACGAGTACGCCGCACGCGCCTTCGAGGCCGAGGCCATCGACTACGTGCTCAAGCCCGTGCAGCCCGAGCGCCTGCGCAAGACCGTGGCGCGGCTGCGGCAGGCATTGGCAGCGGCTGCGCCGTCGATGACGCCACCTGTTCCGGCCGACGAGGCGCTGGAGCGCACCCTCGCCCAGTGGCGCCAGGTGCTGGGCGCTGCTGGTGGGACGGGCGGGGCCCCGTCGGCCTCGTCGTCGTCAGCGCCGCTGCGCATGATTGCCGCCAGCGACGCCGGCGGCGCGACCGTGCGCATGGTGCCGATCGACGAGGTGCTGTATTTCGAGGCCGCCGACAAATACCTGCGCGTGCTCACCGCCACGCAGGAATACCTGATTCGCACGCCGCTCAAGCAGCTGCTGCCCCAGCTCGACCCCGACACCTTCTGGCAGGTGCACCGGGCGGTGGTGGTGCGCAGCGCGGCCATCGAGGCGGTGCACCGCGACGAAGTCGGCAAGCTGCACCTCGCGCTGCGCGGGCGGGCCGAGAAGATCCCGGTCAGCCGGCTCTACGCCCATCTGTTTCGCGCCATGTGA
- a CDS encoding peptidoglycan DD-metalloendopeptidase family protein gives MNLPFSDLPSSAALNRRSAVLGALGLLALPAGAATPAKKNNKPQSPDVWPHALLVPGGVARLSLGPAATRPKAFAGDVPVLVLGDPIEWTALVGIPLATSPGEASISVRAEGKPDRQIAYTVAPKQYREQRLTVAPRRVDLSPEDQARYNKERDHLTGVMATLTDLRPDTALQMRVPVPGRRSSSFGLRRVFNGQSRNPHSGMDIAAGTGTPVLAPLAGRVIDTGDYLLPGGTVWLDHGGGLLTMYCHLSRWDVKVGDVLKAGEPLAAVGATGRVTGPHLHWGVMLNRTMVDPALFVAG, from the coding sequence ATGAACCTTCCTTTCTCCGACCTCCCCTCCTCTGCCGCATTGAACCGTCGCAGCGCCGTGCTCGGCGCCCTCGGCTTGCTGGCGCTGCCGGCCGGTGCCGCGACCCCGGCCAAGAAAAACAACAAGCCGCAGTCGCCCGACGTCTGGCCGCATGCCTTGCTGGTGCCCGGCGGCGTTGCCCGCCTGTCGCTCGGCCCGGCGGCCACGCGCCCCAAGGCCTTTGCCGGTGACGTGCCCGTGTTGGTGCTCGGCGATCCGATCGAATGGACCGCGCTGGTCGGCATTCCGCTCGCCACCTCACCCGGCGAAGCCAGCATCAGCGTGCGCGCCGAGGGCAAGCCCGATCGCCAGATCGCCTACACCGTGGCCCCGAAGCAGTACCGCGAACAACGCCTGACGGTGGCGCCGCGCAGGGTCGACCTGTCGCCCGAGGACCAGGCCCGCTACAACAAGGAGCGCGATCACCTGACCGGCGTGATGGCCACGCTCACCGACCTGCGCCCCGACACCGCGCTGCAGATGCGCGTGCCCGTGCCGGGCCGCCGCTCCAGCTCGTTCGGCCTGCGCCGCGTGTTCAACGGCCAGTCGCGCAATCCGCACAGCGGCATGGACATCGCGGCCGGCACCGGCACGCCCGTGCTCGCGCCGCTGGCCGGCAGGGTGATCGACACCGGCGACTACCTCTTGCCCGGCGGCACCGTCTGGCTCGACCACGGCGGCGGCCTGCTGACGATGTACTGCCACCTGAGCCGCTGGGACGTGAAGGTCGGCGACGTGCTCAAGGCCGGCGAGCCGCTGGCCGCTGTGGGCGCGACGGGACGGGTGACCGGGCCGCACCTGCATTGGGGGGTGATGCTGAATCGGACGATGGTGGACCCGGCGTTGTTCGTTGCGGGTTGA
- a CDS encoding acyltransferase family protein — translation MTTAPTHPADPRRHDIDALRALAFLLVIVYHVGMYYVADWPWHLKSPHAAEWLPWPMRVLNLWRMDLVFLISGVSLGFLSRGQGTWGLLRSRGLRLMLPLAFGMAVVVPYQAYAEGVARGLVAPGFGAFLLRYLSMGAPWPKGAFAGAEFGITWNHLWYLPYLFLYTALVALMLPLWRSAAGQWVRQRFNGLRGWQLLVLPALPLVVWTVLLARHFPATHNLVWDFHLHSIYFTVFLYGYWMGVDTGIWRELERLRRVSLLLAVAAIGTFIALRVGAKAPPTGLLMDVLRNAYLWLAVATILGHGHRYLNRPWPWLRWANESVYPWYVLHQTLIVAGVALLAPLALGPVWEPMVLVAVTIAGCWLLTDGLIRRVGWLRPLFGLKRKPEPMVVTQQPASASSTPRPPAPGWHSPSPRA, via the coding sequence ATGACCACCGCACCCACCCACCCGGCCGACCCGCGCCGCCACGACATCGACGCCCTGCGCGCCCTCGCCTTCCTGCTCGTCATCGTCTATCACGTGGGCATGTACTACGTGGCCGACTGGCCCTGGCACCTGAAAAGCCCGCACGCGGCCGAGTGGCTGCCGTGGCCGATGCGGGTGCTGAACCTGTGGCGCATGGACCTGGTGTTTCTCATCTCGGGCGTGTCACTGGGCTTCCTGAGCCGAGGCCAGGGCACCTGGGGGCTGCTGCGCAGCCGGGGCCTGCGGTTGATGCTGCCGCTGGCCTTCGGCATGGCGGTGGTCGTGCCCTACCAGGCCTATGCCGAAGGCGTGGCGCGCGGGCTGGTGGCGCCGGGCTTCGGCGCCTTCCTGCTGCGCTACCTGTCGATGGGTGCGCCGTGGCCCAAGGGGGCGTTCGCGGGGGCGGAGTTCGGCATCACCTGGAACCACCTCTGGTACCTGCCCTACCTGTTTCTCTACACGGCGCTGGTCGCGCTGATGCTGCCGCTGTGGCGCTCGGCCGCCGGGCAGTGGGTGCGCCAGCGCTTCAACGGGCTGCGCGGCTGGCAGCTGCTGGTGCTGCCCGCGCTGCCGCTCGTGGTGTGGACGGTGCTGTTGGCCCGGCACTTCCCGGCCACGCACAACCTGGTGTGGGACTTCCACCTGCACAGCATCTACTTCACCGTGTTCCTCTACGGCTACTGGATGGGCGTGGACACGGGTATCTGGCGCGAGCTCGAACGGCTGCGCCGCGTGTCGCTGCTGCTGGCGGTGGCGGCGATCGGCACGTTCATCGCGCTGCGCGTCGGGGCCAAGGCGCCGCCCACGGGGCTGTTGATGGACGTGCTGCGCAATGCCTACCTGTGGCTCGCGGTCGCCACCATCCTGGGCCATGGCCACCGCTACCTGAACCGCCCCTGGCCGTGGCTGCGCTGGGCCAACGAGTCGGTCTACCCCTGGTACGTGCTGCACCAGACGCTGATCGTCGCGGGCGTGGCGCTGCTGGCACCGCTCGCGCTGGGCCCGGTGTGGGAGCCGATGGTGCTGGTCGCCGTGACGATCGCCGGCTGCTGGTTGTTGACCGACGGGCTGATCCGCCGCGTCGGCTGGCTGCGGCCGTTGTTCGGGCTCAAACGCAAGCCCGAGCCGATGGTGGTTACGCAGCAGCCTGCTTCGGCGTCGTCGACGCCTCGTCCACCGGCACCAGGATGGCATTCGCCGTCGCCACGAGCTTGA
- a CDS encoding succinylglutamate desuccinylase/aspartoacylase domain-containing protein has protein sequence MTQSPPALEVLPRDLSAYREGNVGIDYVHRFESGKPGPHVLINALTHGNEICGMTAATHLLDTGVRPKIGTLTISFANVAAYESFNEALPFDSRQLVHNLNRVWSPEWLDGSEDSPELSRARVLRPVVSAADHILDIHSTSQPVIPFWVYPAFDRNAEAAMAIGRPSVHLVMPDGLGSGTPLIQHGQHGKADGKGVALVAECGQHFLRSASELATAISLDFLAHFGLIDKDPAVPAPGEQRRFELLQTHVIKSEDFAFVRPLIGFETFAKGELIATNGPDEIRAPCDDCTIFMPAQRTIVGREAVYLTKPL, from the coding sequence ATGACCCAATCGCCCCCCGCCCTCGAAGTCCTCCCCCGCGACCTGTCCGCCTACCGCGAGGGCAACGTCGGCATCGACTACGTGCACCGCTTCGAGTCCGGCAAGCCCGGCCCGCACGTGCTGATCAATGCGCTGACGCACGGCAACGAGATCTGCGGCATGACCGCCGCCACGCACCTGCTCGACACCGGCGTGCGCCCGAAGATCGGCACGCTCACCATCAGCTTTGCCAACGTGGCGGCCTACGAGTCCTTCAACGAGGCGCTGCCCTTCGACAGCCGCCAGCTGGTGCACAACCTCAACCGCGTGTGGTCGCCCGAATGGCTCGACGGCAGCGAGGACAGCCCCGAGCTGAGCCGTGCCCGCGTGCTGCGCCCGGTGGTGAGCGCGGCCGACCACATCCTCGACATCCATTCCACGAGCCAGCCCGTGATCCCGTTCTGGGTGTACCCGGCCTTCGACCGCAACGCCGAGGCCGCCATGGCCATCGGCCGCCCGTCGGTGCACCTGGTGATGCCCGACGGCCTGGGCTCGGGCACGCCGCTGATCCAACACGGCCAGCATGGCAAGGCCGACGGCAAGGGCGTGGCGCTGGTGGCCGAGTGCGGCCAGCATTTCCTGCGCTCGGCCTCCGAGCTGGCCACCGCCATTTCGCTCGACTTTCTGGCGCACTTCGGCCTCATCGACAAGGACCCGGCCGTGCCCGCGCCCGGCGAGCAGCGCCGCTTCGAGCTGCTGCAGACGCACGTCATCAAGTCGGAAGACTTCGCCTTCGTGCGCCCGCTGATCGGCTTCGAGACCTTTGCCAAGGGCGAGCTGATCGCCACCAACGGCCCGGACGAAATCCGCGCGCCGTGCGACGACTGCACGATCTTCATGCCGGCGCAGCGAACGATCGTGGGGCGCGAGGCGGTGTATCTGACCAAGCCACTCTGA
- a CDS encoding LytTR family DNA-binding domain-containing protein, with amino-acid sequence MRDPHKNLYERYEPIRRYVEVGFWIVVMAVQAVFNTSVALVDAGRRAVPHATWEILVWEGSSHLVLLALVPGIVAVERWLSPLPRRHLLRYLVGHAVASVVFSVVHVVAMFALRALAYAAVGERYDFADWRGQWGYEYLKDVRAYASMVFGIWAYRLFMLRLQGEARVLDAPEDAGAAEAAVPLVAAGPPTDAAMPPAPAVEAPPAPLSVVARPERFLVRKLRREFLIAATDIDWLQAEGNYVGLHVNGHDYLLRATLTDFLTQLDPATFVRVHRSHAVNLGRIKEIEPLDGGDARLHMHDGTTVPCSRRYRDALRGGAG; translated from the coding sequence ATGCGAGACCCGCACAAGAACCTGTACGAACGCTACGAGCCGATCCGACGGTACGTGGAGGTGGGTTTCTGGATCGTGGTCATGGCGGTGCAGGCCGTGTTCAACACCTCGGTGGCGCTGGTCGATGCAGGGCGGCGCGCCGTGCCGCACGCCACCTGGGAGATTCTGGTGTGGGAGGGTTCCAGCCACCTCGTGCTGCTGGCGCTGGTGCCGGGCATCGTGGCGGTCGAGCGCTGGCTGTCGCCGCTGCCGCGCAGGCACCTGCTGCGCTACCTGGTGGGGCATGCGGTGGCCAGCGTGGTCTTCAGCGTGGTGCACGTGGTGGCCATGTTCGCGCTGCGCGCGCTGGCCTACGCAGCGGTCGGCGAGCGCTACGACTTCGCGGACTGGCGCGGCCAGTGGGGCTACGAATACCTGAAGGACGTGCGCGCGTACGCGTCGATGGTCTTCGGCATCTGGGCCTATCGGCTGTTCATGCTGCGGCTGCAGGGGGAGGCACGGGTGCTCGATGCGCCGGAGGACGCAGGGGCGGCCGAGGCCGCGGTGCCGCTGGTGGCAGCCGGGCCGCCCACCGACGCTGCCATGCCTCCCGCGCCCGCTGTCGAAGCGCCGCCGGCGCCACTGTCCGTTGTTGCCCGCCCCGAACGTTTTCTCGTGCGCAAGCTGCGCCGCGAATTCCTCATCGCCGCCACCGACATCGACTGGCTGCAGGCCGAGGGCAACTACGTCGGCCTGCACGTCAACGGCCACGACTACCTGCTGCGCGCCACGCTCACCGACTTCCTGACCCAGCTCGACCCCGCCACCTTCGTGCGCGTGCACCGCAGCCACGCGGTGAACCTGGGCCGCATCAAGGAGATCGAGCCGCTCGACGGCGGCGATGCCCGGCTGCACATGCACGACGGCACGACCGTGCCCTGCAGCCGGCGCTATCGCGACGCGCTGCGCGGCGGCGCGGGCTGA
- a CDS encoding HepT-like ribonuclease domain-containing protein, with amino-acid sequence MSRGDPLRVPDYLGHILQAIDNAQDYTQGATLDGYLADRRTQDAVVRNLEVIGAACNNVVKHHADFAAAHSDIPWRFAYEMRNALAHGYFTVDHAIVWQTILRDLPPLREQIEKLLTSS; translated from the coding sequence ATGAGTCGGGGCGATCCGCTGCGGGTGCCGGACTACCTAGGCCACATCCTGCAGGCCATCGACAACGCCCAGGACTACACGCAAGGTGCCACACTCGATGGCTACCTCGCGGATCGCCGAACACAGGATGCCGTGGTGCGGAACCTGGAAGTCATCGGTGCTGCGTGCAACAACGTCGTCAAGCACCATGCCGACTTCGCCGCAGCGCATTCAGACATCCCGTGGCGCTTCGCCTACGAGATGCGCAATGCGCTCGCGCACGGCTACTTCACGGTCGATCACGCCATCGTCTGGCAAACCATCCTGCGCGATCTGCCGCCGCTGCGGGAACAGATCGAAAAACTCCTGACGTCTTCGTAG
- a CDS encoding glutamine--tRNA ligase/YqeY domain fusion protein, whose amino-acid sequence MTSPTDKSGTKTTAAPSNFLRHVIENDLAQGAYAGRTWGGSPGDAAHHAQGMPDPAKVRMRFPPEPNGYLHIGHAKSIWLNFQLAKEYGGVCHLRFDDTNPEKEEQEYVDSIRDAVKWLGYETYLADRPSAPGTLQEHEYFASNYFDFMYEAAEYLIGAGLAYVDEQTPEEMRANRGDFNTPGTDSRFRSRSSQENLVRFREMRDGKLADGAAILRAKIDMASPNINMRDPALYRIRRATHHNTGDKWCIYPMYTYAHPIEDALEQITHSICTLEFEDQRPFYDWLLDRLAEGGLVASPHPRQYEFARLNVTHVMTSKRKLRQLVEEKHVDGWDDPRMPTIAGLRRRGYTPAALQLFCERSGTTKSGGWIEYASLEAALRDTLEPVAPRAMAVLDPVKLVITNWGELMGGDDVLDDCSAPVHPHHPEMGKREFKLGREVWIERTDYEDVQPKGFFRLFPGNKVRLKYGHVIECTGATRDADGKLLEVQATLVPDTKSGTPGADAIKVKGNITWVAAADAVQAEVRLYERLFAEANPGSGELLDELNKHSLEVCTAFVEPSLAKAEAGVGIQFERHGYFVRDAKGGAEGKPVFNRAAGMRDSWAK is encoded by the coding sequence ATGACCTCCCCGACCGACAAAAGCGGCACCAAAACGACCGCTGCACCGAGCAATTTCCTGCGCCATGTGATCGAGAACGACCTCGCACAGGGTGCCTACGCAGGCCGCACCTGGGGCGGTTCCCCGGGCGACGCCGCCCACCACGCCCAGGGCATGCCCGACCCCGCCAAGGTCCGCATGCGCTTTCCGCCCGAGCCCAACGGCTACCTGCACATCGGCCATGCCAAGAGCATCTGGCTGAATTTCCAGCTGGCCAAGGAATACGGCGGCGTGTGCCACCTGCGCTTCGACGACACCAACCCCGAGAAGGAAGAGCAGGAGTACGTCGATTCCATCCGCGACGCCGTGAAGTGGCTCGGCTACGAAACCTACCTGGCCGACCGCCCCAGCGCGCCCGGCACGCTGCAGGAACACGAGTACTTCGCCAGCAACTACTTCGACTTCATGTACGAAGCCGCCGAGTACCTGATCGGCGCCGGCCTGGCGTATGTCGACGAGCAGACGCCCGAAGAAATGCGCGCCAACCGCGGCGACTTCAACACGCCCGGCACCGACAGCCGCTTTCGCAGCCGCAGCTCGCAAGAAAACCTGGTGCGTTTTCGCGAGATGCGCGATGGCAAGCTCGCCGACGGCGCCGCCATCCTGCGCGCCAAGATCGACATGGCGAGCCCCAACATCAACATGCGCGACCCCGCGCTGTACCGCATCCGCCGGGCCACCCACCACAACACGGGCGACAAGTGGTGCATCTACCCGATGTACACCTACGCGCACCCCATCGAAGACGCGCTGGAGCAGATCACCCACTCCATCTGCACGCTCGAATTCGAAGACCAGCGCCCCTTCTACGACTGGCTGCTCGACCGCCTGGCCGAAGGCGGCCTGGTCGCCAGCCCGCACCCGCGCCAGTACGAGTTCGCCCGCCTGAACGTGACCCACGTGATGACCAGCAAGCGCAAGCTGCGCCAGTTGGTCGAAGAAAAGCACGTCGACGGCTGGGACGACCCCCGCATGCCCACCATCGCCGGCCTGCGCCGCCGCGGCTACACGCCCGCCGCGCTGCAGCTGTTCTGCGAACGCAGCGGCACCACCAAGTCGGGCGGCTGGATCGAGTACGCCAGCCTCGAGGCTGCGCTGCGCGACACCCTCGAGCCCGTCGCGCCGCGTGCGATGGCCGTGCTCGACCCGGTGAAACTGGTCATCACGAATTGGGGCGAGCTGATGGGCGGCGACGACGTTCTCGACGACTGCTCCGCCCCCGTGCACCCGCACCACCCTGAGATGGGCAAGCGCGAGTTCAAGCTCGGCCGCGAAGTCTGGATCGAGCGCACCGACTACGAAGACGTGCAGCCCAAGGGCTTCTTCCGCCTGTTCCCCGGCAACAAGGTGCGCCTGAAGTACGGCCACGTCATCGAATGCACCGGCGCCACGCGCGACGCCGACGGCAAGCTCCTCGAAGTGCAGGCCACGCTGGTGCCCGACACCAAGAGCGGCACGCCGGGTGCGGACGCGATCAAGGTGAAGGGGAACATCACCTGGGTGGCCGCGGCCGATGCCGTGCAGGCCGAGGTGCGGCTGTACGAGCGCCTGTTCGCCGAAGCCAACCCGGGCAGCGGCGAGCTGCTGGATGAGCTGAACAAGCACAGCCTCGAGGTGTGCACGGCATTCGTCGAGCCGTCGCTGGCGAAGGCGGAAGCTGGCGTGGGCATCCAGTTCGAGCGGCATGGCTACTTCGTGCGCGACGCGAAAGGCGGCGCAGAAGGCAAGCCCGTGTTCAACCGCGCGGCGGGGATGCGGGACAGCTGGGCCAAGTAA
- a CDS encoding nucleotidyltransferase family protein, translated as MRPSEALSRHRDRIREIALSHHVSDVRVFGSALRGDDGVDSDLDLLVEPTAQTTLMDIGAIRHELKCLLGMEVDVLTPNGLPPKFRDQVLREAVPV; from the coding sequence ATGCGCCCCTCCGAAGCTCTGTCCCGCCATCGCGATCGCATTCGCGAGATTGCGCTGAGCCACCATGTCAGCGACGTCCGGGTCTTCGGATCGGCCCTGCGAGGTGACGACGGGGTCGACAGCGACCTCGATCTGCTGGTGGAGCCCACGGCGCAGACCACGCTCATGGACATCGGGGCCATCCGCCATGAGCTGAAGTGCCTGCTGGGCATGGAAGTGGATGTGCTCACGCCCAACGGCTTGCCGCCGAAGTTTCGCGACCAGGTGCTGCGCGAGGCTGTGCCCGTATGA
- a CDS encoding rRNA large subunit pseudouridine synthase E yields the protein MNAPSSSSRLIRFNKPYGVLSQFTPEGRWRGLKDFIDLPGVYVAGRLDADSEGLLLLTDDGKLQARIADPRFKMEKTYWVQVEGVPTDEALAALRNGVQLNDGPTRPATARLLDPPPAVWNREPPIRERKLIPTAWLELAISEGRNRQVRRMTAAVGLPTLRLIRAAIGPYTLDGLAPGTWLEQNGG from the coding sequence ATGAACGCTCCGAGCTCTTCTTCCCGCCTCATCCGCTTCAACAAACCCTACGGCGTCCTCAGCCAGTTCACGCCCGAGGGCCGTTGGCGCGGCCTGAAGGACTTCATCGACCTCCCCGGTGTCTACGTCGCCGGCCGGCTCGATGCCGACAGCGAAGGCCTGCTGCTGCTCACCGACGACGGCAAGCTCCAGGCGCGCATCGCCGATCCGCGCTTCAAGATGGAGAAGACCTACTGGGTGCAGGTGGAGGGCGTGCCGACCGACGAGGCGCTGGCGGCGCTGCGCAACGGCGTGCAGCTCAACGACGGCCCCACACGCCCCGCAACAGCGCGCCTGCTCGATCCGCCGCCCGCCGTGTGGAACCGCGAGCCCCCCATCCGCGAGCGCAAGCTCATTCCCACCGCGTGGCTGGAGCTGGCGATCAGCGAAGGCCGCAACCGCCAGGTGCGGCGCATGACGGCGGCCGTGGGGCTGCCGACGTTGCGCCTCATCCGCGCCGCCATCGGGCCTTACACGCTCGACGGACTGGCGCCCGGAACCTGGCTGGAACAGAACGGCGGCTGA